GCTGATCGCAATTTTGATACGTTCCGCCATTTCTTTTCGCTTGACGGTTTTGAGTTCCTCGAGCTCCTGCTCAAGGGCAGCCAATCCCTCTTTTGTCACAATAACTTCTTCTTTAGACATCTGGACAACTCCTATCATTGTAGCGAATGCATTCGTTAATCATACAGCAATTTTACACGAAATCAACACAAGATGCGAAAAAAGGAAAAGGGCTTCGATATTTTTTGAAAATGTGGCGGAAGTAACAGAAAGCGCGCATCTGCTATGTTATGATACAGAACGTAACAAGGAACGACGAACTTATAGGAGGAATGACAAACATGGTAAGCAAAAAAGTAATGAAATCAGTAGGGAAATTAGCATTAGCGGCAGCTATTCTTGGCGTAAGGGGTGGCAGGTCCGTTAACGACAACGAAAGCATCCGCGATGAGCTATAGCGGTTATACACCGGCTACATTGGGCGAAGCCTGTGAAATGGCGTACTGGTACTATTTCTTAAGATAGTCGAACTGGAAGCCGAGCTCAGACCTCGAGATCCGAGACATTAAACCCGAACCACTAGATTCAACTTCAAGCCCCGATCGAACAGCCCCGGTTTTCACTTGCTTGAAAATTAGAATTGACCCCACTATTCAGATCAGCTCTACAAGTCAAGGTCACTTATGGTGAAAGGCGCAAATCGTTGATACGAGGGATAGCCTACTACTACTTCTTCTTCTTAATAGGACGCGGGCGTTTATCAACGAACAAATAAATGGATGGTGGACTCTCGTCTGCCATCCATTTTTCCTATCACTATTTCCGCAAAGCCTCGCGAATTTGTTTCCAATGACTAACCTGAAGCTCCAGCTCGTTGATCAAAGTGTCTACGTCAAGCAGGAAAGCTGCTTTATCCGTCAATGGAGCCTGAATGCTGTCAGTACCTGCAGCAGCCTGCTCTTGGATTGCGGTCTGGAGCAGCTTCAGCTTGCGCTCGATGGAGCTGACAGCAGGCACAGCAGCAGCGGCGGGGGAGGCAGCAGCAGATTGGAGCGGATCGGACGGGGCAGAATTTGCCGCTGCTGCCGCGACTGTAGAAGCACCTGCGGCAATCTCTTTGGCAGCTTCTGCCTGAGCATTCTTCTTGCTCTTGGCTGCCGGCTTCGGCGCCAACGATTTGGCTCTTTCCGTCCGGTTCTGATTGTAGACCGACCAGGTTTCCAGCAGCTCGCGTCCGGATTTGTAAAGCAGCTTGCCCTTCGTATTGTCCGACATGTCGGAGTCCTTGAACAAGCGGGCGATCTTCTTCACATCGCTGACCGGCAGCTCGTCTCTGGCAATAATCAGTGCTAATGGATCTCGATGCTCCATCAGCAAATCCTTGATCGGAATGAGTTGATCTTCCGTTAGCTGATCCTTCCTGATCTCCGTGCCGCTTACAATGAGCTTTCTGATGGAGGGACCGAACTTCAGCAGGTCGCATTTATTTTTAATATAAGATTCGGGCTTGCCCAGCTTGCCGGAAAGATATTTGATCGATTTGGTGAACCTCGGATCGTTCATCAGCTTGTCAAACGCTTCTGCTTCTTCAATCGGAGAGAAGCCTTCTCTGGTTAAATTTTCGGCAATTTGCTCCAGATAAATTTCCGTTTCATCTGTAACGGCGGATACGATGCAGGGAATGGTAGCGCGGCCAAGAGCTTTGCTGGCTTTATAGCGCCTATTTCCATAAATAATCTTGTATCTGCCGTCGGCGGTGGCTCTCACCTTAATGGGGGAAAGGATGCCAAGCTCTTCGATGCTTTTCATTAATTCTTGGAGAGCTTCTTCACCAAATTGGTATCTAGGCTGAGCTGTATCTTCATCGATAAGCTCTGTTCGAATATCCAGAATGTCCATGTTGTGTTCTCCTATTCCGTAGATAATAGTATCAACTTATATAAAGCTTGCTGGTATGAAATGGGTTGTGCGATCCGCTCTTAACTCCCTATCGAGAAGTATACCATAAATTAGTAGAGTCTATCATGGATAGAAGCTTTGGAACTTTAAGCCACATTCATTATACAGGATGAGACAATAGAGTACACGAAGGAAGGTTTGCAAAAACAATTGAAAACGATTTCATTCGCGGTATAATAGATATACAACTGATTTTAAAGCGAGGTCTTGTAAAGTGAACAAGAAAATTATTGATGTAGCCCATAGAGCGGGAGTTTCCCCTACTACGGTTTCCAGAGTGCTGAATGACAGCCAATTGGTGACCGATGAAACAAAATTAAAAGTGCAGAAGGCCATCGAAGAACTCGGTTATCTTCCTCATGCTTCAGCCAAGAGCTTACGATCCCAGAAAACAATGACGATCGGGGTCGTCGTGCCGGATATTAATGTCTCCTATTATGCAGAAATCATCAAAGGCATTGAGAATGTTGCCTATGCGAACAAATATAAGGTGCTGATATGCGATTCGGATAATTCCAGTAAGAAGGAGAGGGATTACACCAATTTGCTACTGGACCGCACTGTAGACGGGCTGCTGCTCACCCAGTCGCAGCTTAGCGACGAGGAGATTATCCGTATTCATGAGTATGGTTTTCAATTGGGGGTAATTGGCAGGTATATCGAGCATCCGACACTGCCGTGCGTGTATACCGATAATCGAAGCTTTTCCACCAAGGTCGTTGATTATTTAATTGAAAACGGTCATGAACGAATTGCTTTTATTGGCGGTTATATGGACGCTTCGGACAGTATCGATCGTTTCGAAGGCTATAAACAGGCGATTCTCAACCATGATATTCCGTACCTGGCTTCGCTCGTTGAACATGGTGATTTCGATGAAGCCGGAGGCTATGCTGCTTTCATGCGGCTATTGGCTCAAGGTGAGAGGTTTAGTAGCGTATTTGCAGCAAATGATGAGATGGCGCTTGGTGTGTACAGGGCTTGCAAAGAACAAGCTATCCATATTCCCGGTGAACTGTCCGTGGTCGGGGTGGATAACAACCGAATATCCCAATATGTCACACCGGCTTTATCAACGGTCAACCAGCCGAAGTATAGAATGGGGGGTACTCATTGCGGAAAAGCTGATCGATCTTCTGAATGAGAAGGGAACGGTTTCGCAGCGCGTATTTCAGGTAGAATCGGAGTTTATCGTGAGGCAGTCAACAGGACCCGTACATGACACGGTAGGATTGTAGGAAGAGAGCGATGAGCATATGAAACGAATCTATCAATTCTTACATGATGAATGTTATAGATAATTTAGATATATCGCATTTACATACAAGCTGCATTCGTGCATAATCGTGAAGGAGCTATTGGTTGAAATGCGAGGTGCGGCTATGTATGTGACACTTTCCTTGAAGGACTTACTATTGAATATGTTGATCGTGATTACCCCTACCTTTGTCTATCAATTTTATTGGACTAAGAACGGAGGTGTGGAGAGCGGTAAGGATGGATTTATTGTAGGGATCTGTTCCGCCGTTTCTTTGCTTCTCTGCATGACATTTCCTATTCATATGGATGGAGGCTTTATTTATGACCTCCGATTTCTCCCGGTCATTCTAAGCTTTTTATACGGCGGTAGATGGTCAGGCGTCTTTGTCACTCTATTATTATTTGCATACCGTTATACGCTGGGCGGTGGAGGCGGAAGCGGATTTTATTTGACCTTATTAATTAACTCTCTATTTTCCGCCATGTTGTATGTCATGATCCCCGCCTTTCATAGAATGTCCCGAAATGCCAAGCTTCGATTGATTGTCTGGTTCTCCTTAGGCAGCTCCGCATTTTTTTTGTTCATACTCATTGTAATGAGGTGGAAGGCGCACATCCCGATTAGCCATGAATTTGTGTTTTTTGGCTTCCTTTATTTGATGGTGCATCCCTTGACTTCGTGGACGATGGTATATTTGATCGAGGAGCTCCGGGAAACCGCTAAGCTGCGGGAGAATATTCAACGAGCGGAAAAGCTTCAAGTGCTCAGCGAGCTGTCGGCATCCGTTGCTCACGAAATCCGCAATCCGATGACAACGGCTAGAGGGTTTATGCAGTTAATGAAGCAGGAAGTCAAGGACAATACCAAGCTTCACTTCTATTCCTCCATGATTATTGATGAAATTGACCGTGCGCAGCTCATCATTAATGATTTTCTATCTTTTGCCAAGCCTCAGGTAGAGAAGATGGAGTACGTGGAGATTGAGCCGCAGATGAAGCAGGCGGTGGATATTATGACTCCGTACGCGCTGCTTAAGAATGTCGATATTCAGATGAGTCCATTTGAAAATAGCCCTTTGGTTTACGTGAGTAAGGAAAAATTTACCCAATGTTTAGTTAATATCTTGAAGAATGCCGTTGAATCGATCCAAACAGATGAGGGGCTTATTCAATTCAGCGCATCCATAAACGGAGATTATACAGATATTCATATTCGAGATAACGGTGTGGGCATGACGACGGAGGAAGTGAATCGGTTGGGGGAGCCTTTTTACTCGACCAAAGAAAAGGGAACAGGTCTGGGGATGATGGTATGTCACAGGATCATACAATCTTTCCAGGGAAACGTTGCCGTTTCCAGTGAGAAAGGAAAAGGAACGTTAATTACAATTACACTGCCGATTCATCAAGCGA
This genomic window from Paenibacillus hexagrammi contains:
- a CDS encoding ParB/RepB/Spo0J family partition protein; the encoded protein is MDILDIRTELIDEDTAQPRYQFGEEALQELMKSIEELGILSPIKVRATADGRYKIIYGNRRYKASKALGRATIPCIVSAVTDETEIYLEQIAENLTREGFSPIEEAEAFDKLMNDPRFTKSIKYLSGKLGKPESYIKNKCDLLKFGPSIRKLIVSGTEIRKDQLTEDQLIPIKDLLMEHRDPLALIIARDELPVSDVKKIARLFKDSDMSDNTKGKLLYKSGRELLETWSVYNQNRTERAKSLAPKPAAKSKKNAQAEAAKEIAAGASTVAAAAANSAPSDPLQSAAASPAAAAVPAVSSIERKLKLLQTAIQEQAAAGTDSIQAPLTDKAAFLLDVDTLINELELQVSHWKQIREALRK
- a CDS encoding LacI family DNA-binding transcriptional regulator, with the translated sequence MNKKIIDVAHRAGVSPTTVSRVLNDSQLVTDETKLKVQKAIEELGYLPHASAKSLRSQKTMTIGVVVPDINVSYYAEIIKGIENVAYANKYKVLICDSDNSSKKERDYTNLLLDRTVDGLLLTQSQLSDEEIIRIHEYGFQLGVIGRYIEHPTLPCVYTDNRSFSTKVVDYLIENGHERIAFIGGYMDASDSIDRFEGYKQAILNHDIPYLASLVEHGDFDEAGGYAAFMRLLAQGERFSSVFAANDEMALGVYRACKEQAIHIPGELSVVGVDNNRISQYVTPALSTVNQPKYRMGGTHCGKADRSSE
- a CDS encoding ATP-binding protein; this translates as MRGAAMYVTLSLKDLLLNMLIVITPTFVYQFYWTKNGGVESGKDGFIVGICSAVSLLLCMTFPIHMDGGFIYDLRFLPVILSFLYGGRWSGVFVTLLLFAYRYTLGGGGGSGFYLTLLINSLFSAMLYVMIPAFHRMSRNAKLRLIVWFSLGSSAFFLFILIVMRWKAHIPISHEFVFFGFLYLMVHPLTSWTMVYLIEELRETAKLRENIQRAEKLQVLSELSASVAHEIRNPMTTARGFMQLMKQEVKDNTKLHFYSSMIIDEIDRAQLIINDFLSFAKPQVEKMEYVEIEPQMKQAVDIMTPYALLKNVDIQMSPFENSPLVYVSKEKFTQCLVNILKNAVESIQTDEGLIQFSASINGDYTDIHIRDNGVGMTTEEVNRLGEPFYSTKEKGTGLGMMVCHRIIQSFQGNVAVSSEKGKGTLITITLPIHQAS